The Sulfurospirillum halorespirans DSM 13726 genome has a window encoding:
- a CDS encoding 4Fe-4S dicluster domain-containing protein, with protein MAKKYGMIIDLHRCVGCGACDLACKSENNTPVGIDWASHKIETYGVFPKVTYTHTPTLCNHCEDAPCVRVCPTQAMHKNEDGMVIHDPSLCIGCKSCMLADPYGVIHFNTQHAFLDYATDESSIVKGGTFSKKELSDKAKAPFPNFNAARGADGYEAVRRKGAVEKCSFCNHRVAKGLSPACVVACPADARIFGDLNDEKSKIATTLRAHKPMVLLPEKGTNPKVFYIREYN; from the coding sequence ATGGCAAAAAAATATGGAATGATTATTGACCTCCATCGTTGTGTTGGATGCGGTGCATGCGATCTTGCATGTAAAAGTGAAAATAACACACCTGTTGGGATTGATTGGGCGAGTCATAAGATCGAAACGTATGGCGTTTTTCCAAAAGTTACCTATACCCATACGCCAACCTTGTGTAACCACTGTGAAGATGCACCTTGTGTAAGAGTGTGTCCAACACAAGCTATGCACAAAAATGAAGATGGCATGGTTATACACGATCCGAGCCTTTGTATCGGCTGTAAAAGCTGTATGCTGGCTGATCCTTATGGGGTTATCCACTTTAATACGCAACATGCTTTCTTGGATTATGCAACCGACGAAAGTAGCATTGTCAAAGGTGGAACTTTCTCGAAAAAAGAGCTTTCAGATAAAGCCAAAGCACCCTTCCCTAACTTTAATGCGGCACGTGGTGCAGATGGTTATGAAGCAGTACGTCGTAAAGGTGCCGTTGAGAAGTGTTCATTTTGTAACCACCGAGTTGCAAAAGGGCTCTCTCCTGCATGTGTGGTAGCTTGCCCTGCGGATGCGCGTATTTTTGGTGATCTCAATGATGAGAAAAGCAAAATTGCAACCACACTTAGAGCACACAAACCAATGGTGTTGCTTCCTGAAAAAGGTACAAACCCTAAAGTGTTCTATATCAGAGAGTACAACTAA
- a CDS encoding phosphate ABC transporter substrate-binding protein has translation MRLIFLCLGFFLTLHSAELSYVGSSTIGKTVLPEFAKQFSKNYGHTFSRIENPGSGQGVDALLKDKTELAGISRAIETKERALGLRFFIIGYDAIGVVVHKNNPVKNLSMEQLKDIFSGKIKNWSDVGGINEPIIVVIETLADKRATQIVFTEIVFDTKVLVGTYSKDAIEVDAPIDEVNYVKNHPNAITAASMVFVKNTPEVQALSINDVEAIDRNIADGSYPISRPLVLVTKENLSTALVQFLNYVYTKEAQAIVAKTFVAVR, from the coding sequence ATGCGTCTAATTTTCTTATGTCTTGGCTTTTTTTTAACCCTTCATAGCGCGGAACTCTCTTACGTAGGTTCATCAACTATTGGGAAAACTGTTTTACCAGAATTTGCAAAACAGTTTTCAAAAAATTATGGGCATACCTTTTCGCGTATTGAAAACCCTGGTTCTGGGCAAGGGGTTGATGCGCTTTTAAAAGATAAAACCGAACTGGCAGGTATTTCACGTGCCATTGAAACCAAAGAGAGAGCCTTAGGTCTTCGCTTTTTTATCATAGGTTACGATGCTATTGGTGTGGTTGTTCATAAGAACAACCCTGTAAAAAATCTCAGCATGGAACAGCTCAAAGATATTTTTTCAGGCAAAATCAAAAACTGGAGTGACGTAGGTGGTATCAATGAACCTATCATTGTGGTCATAGAAACGCTTGCCGACAAACGCGCCACACAAATTGTTTTTACAGAGATTGTTTTTGATACAAAAGTTTTAGTGGGAACCTACAGTAAGGATGCCATCGAAGTCGACGCTCCCATCGATGAAGTCAATTATGTCAAAAATCATCCCAATGCGATCACCGCAGCGAGTATGGTTTTTGTGAAAAACACACCTGAAGTTCAGGCATTGAGTATCAATGATGTCGAAGCGATTGATAGAAACATTGCCGATGGCTCTTACCCTATTTCAAGACCGTTAGTGCTCGTAACCAAAGAGAACCTTTCAACGGCTTTAGTGCAATTTCTAAACTATGTTTACACCAAAGAGGCACAAGCGATTGTTGCTAAAACCTTTGTCGCCGTACGATAG
- a CDS encoding methyl-accepting chemotaxis protein — protein sequence MESRLDSVSSKTAHQSNELSNLDTLQKEITLLLEAKALFESMEKAQKNYASLHDGAYWLDFNALYSTLEKALNHALFTTLSSTLKAEFEGLKEDFESMDKLIVSFNDERAKQISLISLSPKIDRFKALIDKAMSQREAIRQNVIASAIETQILTLEGVKELKVANDTMHRKMVIVNIFGGVIALVMLCLATYLPMILSKQLKHFREAFQVLSDGDFRHKLTFSGTDEVAELGPLYNSIVENLSQKIHFIVAKAKELDHIATVVSQIVTTLEKTAEHVATHTQKINETNQNFSAISQQIRLITSATMEDAQTLLSNNAQVSSTVQVSIDDLKMAAHATSEIQQTTESLAIATEQISQILLAIEDISDQTNLLALNAAIEAARAGEHGRGFAVVADEVRHLAEMSHQATGNIEHIVANVHGKALEVKGQIERSAQSLQEVISQTQIALGSFDGISHAIVALNQELNTVEHETNTQQKESQQIHKVTTELTAQTHSMGEISNELLSFSKQLKITADTLQANMQEFKL from the coding sequence ATGGAAAGCAGACTGGACTCTGTTTCATCCAAGACAGCGCATCAAAGCAATGAACTCTCAAACCTCGATACCTTGCAAAAAGAAATAACTTTACTCTTAGAAGCAAAAGCACTCTTTGAGTCTATGGAGAAAGCACAAAAAAACTATGCCTCTTTACACGATGGTGCGTATTGGCTTGATTTTAACGCACTCTATTCCACGCTTGAAAAAGCGCTCAATCATGCTTTATTTACGACACTTTCGTCCACGTTGAAGGCTGAATTTGAGGGATTAAAAGAGGATTTTGAGAGTATGGATAAGCTCATTGTTTCTTTTAATGATGAGCGCGCCAAACAAATTTCGCTGATCTCACTTTCCCCAAAAATTGACCGTTTTAAAGCGCTGATTGATAAAGCAATGAGCCAAAGAGAAGCGATACGCCAAAATGTCATTGCCTCAGCCATTGAAACACAAATCCTCACACTTGAAGGGGTGAAAGAACTCAAAGTTGCCAATGATACGATGCACCGTAAAATGGTCATTGTCAATATTTTTGGAGGCGTTATCGCGCTGGTGATGCTCTGTTTAGCGACCTATTTACCGATGATTCTTTCCAAGCAACTCAAACACTTTAGAGAAGCGTTTCAAGTACTTTCCGATGGAGATTTTAGACATAAACTCACCTTTAGTGGCACCGATGAAGTCGCAGAACTAGGCCCTTTATACAATAGCATCGTGGAAAATCTAAGTCAAAAAATTCATTTTATTGTGGCAAAAGCGAAGGAGCTTGATCATATTGCTACGGTAGTTAGCCAAATTGTGACAACGCTTGAAAAAACAGCAGAACACGTCGCAACGCACACGCAAAAAATCAATGAAACCAATCAGAATTTCAGTGCCATTTCCCAACAAATTAGGCTCATTACCAGTGCTACCATGGAAGACGCCCAAACGCTTCTTAGCAATAATGCACAGGTTAGCAGTACCGTGCAAGTCTCTATTGACGATCTTAAAATGGCGGCACATGCCACAAGTGAAATTCAACAAACGACGGAGTCACTCGCCATTGCAACCGAACAAATCAGTCAAATTCTTTTGGCGATTGAAGATATCTCAGATCAAACGAATCTTTTAGCCCTTAATGCTGCCATTGAAGCGGCGCGTGCAGGGGAACATGGGCGTGGGTTTGCGGTTGTCGCAGATGAAGTACGTCACCTTGCCGAGATGTCACATCAAGCAACAGGGAACATCGAGCACATTGTTGCCAATGTCCATGGTAAAGCTTTGGAAGTCAAAGGGCAGATTGAGCGCAGTGCGCAAAGCTTGCAAGAGGTTATTTCACAAACTCAAATTGCGCTTGGCTCTTTTGATGGCATTAGCCATGCGATTGTGGCACTCAATCAAGAACTCAACACCGTAGAGCATGAGACCAATACACAACAAAAAGAGAGCCAGCAGATCCATAAAGTCACCACAGAACTCACAGCACAAACACACTCAATGGGAGAAATTTCTAATGAGCTTTTATCGTTTTCCAAACAGCTAAAAATAACGGCAGACACGCTTCAAGCAAACATGCAAGAGTTTAAGCTTTAA
- a CDS encoding rod shape-determining protein has translation MFAILRSSNAFAIDLGTNNTLVYQPSRGIILDEPTSIAFDNNRNSFFDGGASSRRMWGKNPKYIEVMHPLSRGAIANLTVAKAYIKEVISRIAQRRFFKPTIVVSVPSDLTSMERSAVMEACKDGGAREVMLIKDPFSAALGSMQSIELPKGVLVLDIGAGVSDISLLSCNGIVMSKSLRLAGNDLDEAIIEYFKAHKRILVSHNDAERLKKELGNLFENEEKTMKINIKNLVSRLPESFVVSSTDVHRAIMPLADKMVALTHSLLSELPPSFAQDIYDQGILLTGGSSMLQGLDRYLSEKLEIQVNLVENPLHNIILGAGRAMEETRYSSLLGT, from the coding sequence ATGTTTGCAATACTTCGATCTTCCAACGCCTTTGCCATTGATCTTGGCACCAATAATACACTGGTGTATCAACCCAGTCGTGGAATCATTTTAGATGAGCCAACGTCCATTGCCTTTGATAATAACCGAAACTCATTTTTTGATGGCGGTGCTTCTTCAAGGCGTATGTGGGGCAAAAACCCCAAATACATTGAAGTGATGCACCCACTCTCCAGAGGTGCGATTGCCAATTTGACCGTGGCGAAAGCTTACATCAAAGAGGTTATTTCACGCATTGCACAACGTCGTTTTTTCAAGCCAACCATCGTGGTGAGTGTTCCGAGTGATCTGACGTCTATGGAGCGAAGTGCGGTGATGGAAGCATGCAAAGATGGGGGTGCGCGTGAGGTGATGCTCATCAAAGACCCTTTTTCTGCAGCTCTTGGTTCCATGCAGTCCATTGAGCTACCCAAAGGTGTTTTAGTGCTTGATATTGGTGCGGGCGTGAGCGATATTTCGCTGCTTTCATGCAATGGCATTGTGATGAGTAAGTCGCTTCGCCTTGCGGGCAATGACCTTGATGAGGCGATTATCGAGTATTTTAAAGCGCATAAACGTATTCTTGTCTCGCATAATGATGCAGAGCGTTTGAAAAAAGAGCTTGGAAATTTGTTTGAAAACGAAGAAAAAACGATGAAGATCAATATAAAAAATCTCGTCTCAAGACTTCCTGAAAGTTTTGTGGTCAGCTCTACCGATGTGCACCGTGCCATCATGCCCCTTGCCGATAAAATGGTAGCACTCACCCATTCGCTACTCTCAGAGCTCCCGCCTTCTTTTGCGCAAGATATTTACGATCAAGGCATCTTGCTCACGGGCGGCTCTTCGATGCTTCAAGGGCTCGATCGCTACCTCAGTGAGAAATTAGAGATACAGGTCAATCTTGTGGAAAATCCTCTGCACAACATCATCCTAGGTGCTGGACGTGCCATGGAAGAGACGCGTTACAGCTCCCTTTTAGGCACATAA
- a CDS encoding TerC family protein yields the protein MLESLFTLEALMALLTLTALEIVLGIDNIIFIAILVGRLPAHQRDKGRIFGLALAMITRIMLLLSLFWIMKLTTPLLTILGQDISGRDLILIIGGLFLLAKSTTEIHQDIEEAGEEEKELKKGSRGFFNTLIQIAILDIVFSLDSVITAVGMANDIIVMILAVVIAVGVMMFASKGISHFIDVNPTIKILALSFLILVGVTLIAEGLGLHISKAYVYFAMAFSLAVESINIYSRKKKAKKSVAPKES from the coding sequence ATGTTAGAATCGTTGTTTACCCTCGAAGCGCTTATGGCGTTATTGACCTTGACGGCTTTGGAAATTGTACTTGGCATCGACAATATTATTTTTATTGCGATTTTAGTAGGGCGTTTACCGGCGCATCAAAGAGATAAGGGGCGCATTTTTGGACTCGCCCTTGCGATGATCACCCGCATTATGCTTTTACTATCACTCTTTTGGATTATGAAGCTCACAACACCGCTTCTCACCATTTTAGGGCAAGATATTTCAGGGCGCGATCTGATCTTAATTATCGGAGGACTTTTCCTGCTTGCAAAGTCAACGACAGAGATTCACCAAGATATTGAAGAGGCAGGCGAAGAGGAAAAAGAGCTTAAAAAAGGCTCACGCGGTTTTTTCAATACACTCATTCAGATCGCGATCTTAGACATCGTTTTCTCTCTTGATTCTGTCATTACTGCTGTGGGTATGGCAAATGACATCATCGTTATGATTTTAGCCGTTGTCATTGCTGTTGGGGTGATGATGTTCGCTAGTAAAGGCATCTCGCATTTTATCGATGTGAATCCTACGATCAAAATCTTAGCGCTTTCGTTTTTGATCTTAGTTGGTGTGACGCTGATTGCGGAAGGACTTGGACTTCATATCTCAAAAGCGTATGTCTACTTTGCGATGGCATTCTCCCTTGCGGTTGAGTCGATTAACATCTACAGTCGTAAGAAAAAAGCTAAAAAATCAGTCGCACCCAAAGAGTCATAA
- a CDS encoding MqnA/MqnD/SBP family protein, protein MIFGKIDYINLLPFHVFLKKSSLPNAFKRSCEHQKSVPSAINRKFRKRAVDAAFISSIESKRTGIKRLNIGIVAQKNVKSVIIKEGATKSDPASATSNKLARVLGLQGEVFIGDRALKLYLESPKTYIDLAQTWHDTYHLPFVFARFCVNARQSFYKRLSTQFVRHRVKIPNYILSKYAKERGITEKNIKEYLKLISYTIGRKEQKALFMFLKKAKRL, encoded by the coding sequence ATGATTTTTGGAAAGATAGATTATATCAATCTTCTTCCGTTTCATGTTTTCTTAAAAAAGTCTTCTCTACCCAATGCTTTTAAACGCTCATGTGAACATCAAAAATCCGTTCCCTCCGCCATTAATCGCAAATTTAGAAAACGTGCTGTGGATGCTGCTTTTATCTCAAGTATTGAGAGTAAACGCACAGGGATTAAACGCCTAAATATCGGCATTGTGGCGCAAAAAAATGTTAAAAGTGTCATCATCAAAGAAGGTGCTACCAAAAGTGATCCTGCTTCCGCGACATCGAACAAGCTAGCACGTGTCCTTGGGTTACAAGGCGAAGTGTTCATAGGCGATCGTGCACTGAAGCTCTATTTGGAATCGCCCAAAACTTACATCGATCTTGCGCAAACATGGCATGACACATATCATCTGCCGTTTGTTTTTGCCCGTTTTTGTGTCAATGCGCGTCAAAGTTTTTACAAACGACTCTCGACTCAATTTGTACGACACAGGGTTAAAATTCCCAATTACATTCTCTCCAAGTACGCCAAAGAGCGTGGGATAACAGAGAAAAACATTAAAGAATATCTCAAACTGATTAGCTATACTATTGGAAGAAAAGAGCAAAAAGCACTCTTTATGTTTTTGAAAAAAGCCAAACGCCTTTAA
- the gdhA gene encoding NADP-specific glutamate dehydrogenase, translating into MSVKSDIEKVLKSTIQSTPGQTEFYQAVEEVLISLEPLLHAEPKYDQYNILERIVIPERQILFRVVWIDDQGKIQTNIGYRVQFNSAIGPYKGGLRFHPSVNLGIIKFLGFEQIFKNSLTGLAIGGAKGGSNFDPKGKSEGEIMRFCQSFMVELSKHIGETKDIPAGDIGVGGREIGYMFGEYKRLTSRFEGVLTGKGLNWGGSLARTEATGYGSVYFAENILNKAGDSLKGKICTVSGAGNVALYTIQKLYEMGALPVTCSDSKGMIYDKNGIDFTALKAIKEVARKDLSEYIKIRPNAVYIPLSDYPQGTNAVWSIPCFGAFPSATQNELNLTDIQILYKNGCRLVNEGANMPSTPGAIDFMISHKMFYGPAKAANAGGVATSQLEMSQNASMQKWTFPEVDSKLHTIMRSIFDLAYATSKEFGNEGNLMLGANIAGFRKVADSMIDQGAV; encoded by the coding sequence ATGTCTGTGAAAAGTGATATTGAGAAAGTTTTAAAATCCACGATCCAAAGTACCCCGGGACAAACAGAGTTCTACCAAGCCGTTGAGGAGGTTTTGATCTCCCTTGAACCCCTCTTGCACGCTGAACCAAAATACGATCAGTACAACATTTTAGAGCGCATTGTCATCCCAGAGCGCCAAATTCTATTTCGCGTCGTCTGGATAGATGACCAAGGCAAAATTCAAACCAACATCGGCTACCGTGTGCAGTTTAACTCTGCCATTGGACCTTACAAAGGCGGTCTTCGTTTTCACCCGAGCGTCAATCTTGGCATCATCAAGTTTCTAGGCTTTGAGCAGATTTTTAAAAATTCCCTCACAGGTCTTGCCATCGGAGGGGCAAAAGGTGGAAGTAATTTTGACCCAAAAGGCAAAAGTGAAGGCGAAATCATGCGCTTTTGCCAATCGTTTATGGTCGAACTCTCCAAACACATCGGTGAAACTAAAGACATTCCTGCGGGTGATATTGGTGTGGGTGGGCGTGAAATTGGCTATATGTTTGGTGAATACAAACGTCTTACGAGTCGTTTTGAAGGTGTACTAACGGGCAAAGGGCTCAACTGGGGCGGATCACTCGCTCGCACCGAAGCGACGGGGTATGGCTCGGTCTATTTTGCAGAAAACATTCTCAATAAAGCAGGCGACTCACTCAAAGGTAAAATCTGCACCGTCTCAGGTGCTGGCAACGTTGCACTTTACACGATTCAAAAACTCTATGAGATGGGCGCACTTCCCGTTACATGTAGCGATTCAAAAGGGATGATTTACGATAAAAATGGCATCGATTTTACAGCGCTTAAAGCGATCAAAGAGGTGGCGCGTAAAGACCTGAGCGAGTACATCAAAATTCGCCCTAATGCCGTCTACATTCCCCTCTCCGACTACCCACAAGGCACCAATGCTGTGTGGAGTATCCCTTGTTTTGGGGCTTTCCCCAGTGCAACGCAAAATGAACTCAACCTTACCGACATCCAAATTCTCTACAAAAATGGGTGTCGTTTGGTCAATGAGGGTGCGAACATGCCCAGCACACCCGGCGCGATCGACTTTATGATCTCTCACAAGATGTTTTATGGTCCTGCCAAAGCGGCGAATGCGGGAGGTGTTGCAACCAGTCAACTAGAGATGAGCCAAAATGCCAGCATGCAAAAATGGACTTTCCCTGAGGTGGATAGCAAACTTCACACCATTATGAGATCTATCTTTGATCTTGCCTACGCTACCTCGAAAGAGTTTGGAAATGAGGGAAATTTGATGCTAGGAGCCAACATCGCAGGTTTCAGGAAAGTAGCCGACTCCATGATCGACCAAGGCGCGGTGTAG
- the upp gene encoding uracil phosphoribosyltransferase: protein MKNVHVIKHPLIEHKLSILRDEKTEPFQFRLLVDEISYLMLFEATRDLPLRDVKVQTPVAVANTHKLDVKIMICPILRAALGMLDSVFKLIPDASVGFLGFQRNEKTLEAEFYYAKLPADHVERTAIIIDPMFATGGTAIDAVNFLKSKGVKDIRFLALVSAPEGLKRFGEIHPDVPVFTACVDDGLNENGYIVPGLGDAGDRVFNTLGA, encoded by the coding sequence GTGAAAAATGTTCACGTCATCAAACATCCTCTCATCGAGCACAAACTTTCGATCTTAAGAGATGAAAAAACAGAGCCCTTTCAGTTTCGACTTTTGGTGGACGAAATCTCTTATTTGATGCTCTTTGAGGCAACGAGAGATTTGCCCCTAAGAGACGTGAAGGTTCAGACTCCTGTTGCGGTGGCAAACACACATAAATTGGATGTCAAGATTATGATCTGCCCCATTCTTCGTGCTGCGCTTGGTATGTTGGACAGTGTTTTTAAACTGATTCCCGATGCGAGTGTGGGCTTTTTGGGTTTTCAACGTAACGAAAAAACGCTTGAAGCAGAGTTTTACTATGCGAAACTTCCTGCGGATCATGTTGAACGCACCGCGATTATCATCGATCCGATGTTTGCCACGGGTGGAACAGCGATTGATGCGGTGAATTTTCTCAAAAGCAAAGGGGTGAAAGATATTCGCTTTCTCGCCTTGGTTTCAGCACCGGAGGGCTTAAAACGTTTTGGTGAAATTCACCCAGACGTTCCTGTCTTTACCGCGTGTGTTGATGATGGACTCAATGAAAATGGCTACATCGTTCCGGGTCTTGGAGACGCGGGAGATAGAGTTTTTAATACTTTGGGCGCCTAA
- a CDS encoding malic enzyme-like NAD(P)-binding protein: MSHKGKVTKEESLAYHVGGKIEISVKTRCDTARDLSMAYTPGVAHPCLEIEKDNELAYTYTNKGNLVAVITDGTAVLGLGDIGAVAGKPVMEGKSVLFKKFADVDAFDIELDEHDADKIVAICKALAPTFGGINLEDIKAPKCFEIERKLQEAVNIPVMHDDQHGTAMITSAGLINALEISGKKIEEMKIVVSGAGAAGIACAKMYKLLGAKKIVMIDTKGVIHSGRTDLNSYKAEFALETSDRTLEDAMNGADMFLGLSAPGVVSKEMVKSMNPYPIIFALANPTPEILPEEVHAVRDDVMMGTGRSDYPNQVNNVLGFPFIFRGALDVKATKVTEGMKMAAAVAMAKLAKEDVPDYVKAAYNGEELKFGINYIIPKPFDRRVFVWISAAVAEAAIKDGVARVKDFDIKAYRAKLQAIIDAEQK, translated from the coding sequence GTGAGTCATAAAGGAAAAGTAACGAAAGAGGAATCTTTAGCATACCATGTCGGTGGAAAAATAGAGATCAGTGTTAAAACACGTTGTGATACAGCCAGAGACCTTTCTATGGCCTATACTCCGGGTGTTGCCCATCCATGTTTAGAGATTGAAAAAGATAACGAATTAGCCTATACCTACACCAACAAGGGAAATCTTGTTGCGGTCATTACCGATGGAACCGCGGTGCTTGGACTTGGCGATATTGGCGCTGTTGCTGGCAAGCCTGTTATGGAAGGCAAATCCGTTCTTTTCAAAAAATTTGCGGATGTTGATGCTTTTGATATTGAACTTGATGAACATGACGCCGATAAAATCGTAGCGATCTGTAAAGCGTTGGCTCCAACCTTTGGTGGCATTAACCTTGAAGATATTAAAGCACCTAAATGTTTTGAGATTGAGCGAAAACTTCAAGAGGCTGTGAACATTCCTGTGATGCACGATGACCAACATGGAACAGCGATGATCACCTCTGCAGGTCTTATTAACGCCCTTGAAATCAGTGGTAAAAAAATCGAAGAGATGAAAATTGTCGTATCTGGTGCGGGTGCTGCTGGTATTGCATGTGCCAAAATGTATAAACTTTTAGGTGCTAAAAAAATCGTGATGATCGATACCAAAGGTGTTATTCATTCTGGTAGAACAGATCTTAACAGCTACAAAGCAGAGTTTGCCCTAGAGACAAGCGATCGAACATTGGAAGATGCGATGAATGGTGCAGATATGTTCCTCGGTCTTTCCGCACCGGGTGTTGTCAGTAAAGAGATGGTCAAATCGATGAATCCCTACCCAATCATTTTCGCCCTTGCGAACCCAACACCGGAAATCTTGCCAGAAGAGGTTCATGCGGTACGAGATGACGTGATGATGGGAACAGGAAGAAGCGATTATCCAAACCAAGTCAACAACGTTTTAGGTTTCCCTTTCATCTTTAGAGGTGCGCTTGATGTGAAAGCAACGAAAGTCACCGAAGGCATGAAAATGGCAGCAGCGGTTGCAATGGCAAAACTAGCCAAAGAAGATGTGCCTGATTATGTCAAAGCGGCGTACAATGGTGAAGAGCTTAAATTTGGTATCAATTACATTATTCCAAAACCGTTTGATCGAAGAGTTTTTGTGTGGATTTCAGCTGCGGTTGCAGAAGCGGCGATTAAAGATGGTGTTGCGCGTGTAAAAGATTTTGATATCAAAGCATACCGTGCAAAACTTCAAGCAATCATCGACGCGGAGCAAAAATAA
- the gltX gene encoding glutamate--tRNA ligase produces MIVTRFAPSPTGYLHIGGLRTALYSYLWAKRNNGKFLFRIEDTDLARNSKEAADAIVEAFKWVGLAHEGEIVYQSERFDLYKSYVQKLLDAGKAYKCYMSKEDLDALREAQSARKERPHYDGRYRDFTGTPPVGVEPVIRIKAPTTGVVSFVDGVKGEVNFNASDMLDDFIIARSDGTPTYNFVVVIDDALMGVNEVIRGDDHLSNTPKQIILYEALGFDIPKFYHVPMILNPQGKKLSKRDGAVDVMEYKREGYLPEALLNFLIRLGWSHGDQEIFSFEQMQTLFDPSHINKSASAYNQEKLVWLNAHYIKQASYERIISELRFFDVDISLYVKKELLIDALRDRAKTLVEFASLVKQILEPPMCYDEKAVEKFLTADGLAVLEHYLVALNGEKSLLIASEFETFTKAFLEDRGLKLKDLAQAIRIAMVGSSVSPSIFDVLEIIGYEDVVKRIETLILFKRSSGES; encoded by the coding sequence ATGATAGTGACACGTTTTGCCCCGAGCCCTACGGGATATTTGCATATTGGAGGGCTTAGAACCGCCCTTTACAGCTATCTTTGGGCAAAAAGAAACAATGGAAAATTTTTATTTCGCATTGAAGATACAGACCTTGCGCGAAACTCCAAAGAGGCCGCAGATGCCATTGTAGAAGCGTTTAAATGGGTGGGATTGGCGCATGAAGGCGAGATTGTCTATCAGTCTGAGCGTTTTGATCTGTACAAAAGCTATGTTCAAAAGCTTTTAGATGCGGGAAAAGCGTACAAATGTTATATGAGTAAAGAAGATCTTGATGCCCTTCGTGAGGCGCAATCCGCACGCAAAGAGCGCCCACATTACGATGGTAGATACCGTGATTTTACAGGCACACCACCCGTTGGTGTTGAGCCTGTCATTCGCATTAAAGCGCCAACGACGGGTGTGGTTTCCTTTGTTGATGGTGTCAAAGGCGAAGTGAATTTTAATGCGAGCGATATGTTGGATGATTTTATCATTGCACGCAGTGATGGCACGCCAACGTATAACTTTGTCGTTGTGATTGATGATGCGCTTATGGGTGTGAATGAAGTTATTCGTGGCGATGATCATCTCTCCAATACACCGAAACAGATCATTTTATACGAGGCACTTGGTTTTGACATTCCCAAATTTTACCATGTCCCGATGATCTTAAATCCTCAAGGTAAAAAGCTCTCCAAGCGCGATGGTGCAGTGGATGTGATGGAGTATAAACGCGAAGGTTACCTGCCAGAAGCATTGCTGAATTTTCTGATTCGTTTGGGCTGGAGTCATGGCGATCAGGAGATTTTCTCTTTTGAGCAAATGCAAACACTCTTTGATCCTTCCCATATCAATAAATCAGCTTCGGCGTATAACCAAGAGAAGTTGGTTTGGCTGAATGCACACTACATTAAACAAGCCAGTTATGAGCGAATTATCTCTGAATTGCGCTTTTTTGATGTCGATATTTCCTTATATGTAAAGAAAGAGTTACTAATTGACGCACTTCGTGATCGTGCAAAGACCTTGGTTGAGTTTGCAAGCCTTGTAAAGCAGATTTTAGAGCCACCAATGTGTTACGATGAGAAAGCAGTTGAAAAGTTCTTAACAGCCGATGGATTAGCTGTTTTAGAGCACTATTTGGTAGCATTAAACGGCGAAAAATCGCTTTTAATAGCGAGTGAATTTGAAACATTTACCAAAGCATTTTTAGAAGATCGTGGTTTAAAGCTGAAAGATTTGGCGCAAGCGATTCGGATTGCGATGGTAGGAAGTTCGGTCAGTCCTTCCATTTTTGATGTTTTGGAAATTATTGGATATGAAGACGTGGTTAAAAGAATCGAAACATTAATTTTATTTAAAAGGAGTTCTGGTGAGTCATAA